The genomic segment GAGTTATAATTCACTATTTCTCTTGTATATTCACCCTCTCGTTCTCTTCAGATGTGATAGATAGATTGAGTTTTCTCCGGGGACAAGGAATGACCGCAATGTATTCTTGGTCTACAAAAAGGTACATTTCTATTCTATCTCCTCACGTGTGTGTTCGAATGAGATGAAAAGATTTGTGCTTTGATAGTAGTAGAAGAACATTACATTCTTAAAGTGAATGGGAACACGTGTTTATTTAGTTCACTCACAAGCTCAAACTTCTTGCAAATAACAATGATAACGAGATTTTTCTTCGTAGGAGTTACAAAAACGGGTTTGTGTGGCAAGATTTGTCTGAGAATGATTTCATTTACCCGAGTGGTAGCCATGAGTATGTCCTGAAAGGAACACAGATGATAGAAGCTTCTTTGAGCTTTCGATCCTGTGAGACAATATCAACATCAAGCTCCAAAAGTTCGACAGAAGCAAACAATTCTAGCATGGATGCAGATTCCCCTGCAACCGTAAAGGGTAGAAGCCAATCATTTAACTCGAGTGATTACAAGTTTTACAGGGCAAAGACGTGCGAGGAGTTTGCAGGGAAAGCCACCAATGCCTCGACTCAGACAGAGGAGAAGCGTAGGGAAAGGATAAAATGGGAGAAAGTAGAAGAATGTAAAGGAACTGATGATGCAAGGGTTGGTGAAAATGAAGGATCTTTACGATTTTCAAGTTCTAGTTTTGGAGCGTTGGAAGGGTCTTTGAAGGGTTACGATTCAGCAGACATCAGAAACCAGAGGGTTGAGAATGAACGTCCAAGTGGGAGGATCAAGGCTTCAGAAGTTCTCATGCAGTTCATCAGATGTGGATGATGTCAAAGGTTCATGAGTACGAATTAGGAACTGTTAATCACTCAAATTGGTATGATTATGCTGCTTCTAGTTCAGTTAGAAATGGAACAATGAGTTGAGTGACTTGTTGCCATTGAAACATCTATCCTTTGTGTTGTCCCTTTAATCAAATTAGACATGTGATGACATGAATTATTGCTCCTTCTATTTTTGTCGGCACCCAACGTTGTTGCATCACCATTTGTCAGCAACTCAAATTTAATAATCTAATAAACAAGGTAGTTCACAATTAAATGGAATTTGTCgaattatatttcatttcaaattcttttcacaGATTAAAATTCTTCATTCAAAGATTCTGCAAGTTTGTAGTCATCTGCTATGTCTTTATTTCCAGAGTTCTGCTCCAGAATGTCTTCTATTGAACATTTCGTTCTGATATTGTTATGAACATCTGACCTTGAAAAAATAGAGCTGGAACGAAGTTCAACTCTTCTGTCTAGACGCCTGCCTTTAGAGGTAGGGTGGCTTTTTACTcccaatcatatatatatatatttgaaatttagttctatgatattttatgtttagaagttttgaatgagtttactttcaaaactaattgtaaattattttaaccccaatgattttttaatattcaaaacgAGGCAAATCTATGAAAAAAACTTGCAAAATATTAAGTGGGAGACTACTTTTTGCATTTATAATTTCggattttatatcatttaaaaaggctaaaatatgaagaatttaaaaaatattagtctatttaatattaattaagatcACTGAGtattctaatttaaattaatgatatGTGCACATGTATTTACTTACATTATGTACAACTTTTCGAAGAGGAAAATAATATAAGAGCTCGAAAATAATACAAAGCCCGTCTAGCTCAGTTGGTAGAGCGCAAGGCTCTTAACCTTGTGGTCGTGGGTTCGAGCCCCACGGTGGGCGTAATTTTGTTATTCTGTTAATTTGCTTTAAAACAGTAACCATAATAGTGTTCCTgcattaattattttctctttctttactAACTTTTTATTGGCTACCTGTATTAATCTGAAAAGTCAAAAGATACTGCTCTATAAGAAATATTAAAGCTAgcttttcatattattttttcatcaagTGGATTAAAAGCAAATAGAAAAAATTCAGTCCTTCTGATTATCACAGTTTAGTTCAAACGATTTACCATGTTCAAatcataaatttgtttgttttgtagcaaagtaaatactattttaaaaaatcaaatcacaAATTATCTatcatagtttatttttttttaatgaacttAAAGGTGTTTGTTGGTTAGttaagaattaatattttataatattaaaattcatttcgTGAATTCAAACCTTTCACCAGAACATTATCATAACGAGAAATtacactttttttataaaatttaaaactatactTTTTAGaggttaaatattatattttttgatcAGTTTCAATGCAAATTAGCATTCTTTTCACTTGATGGATAGTTTTTCACCCTTTATAAccgattttaaatttttaaaacatgaaTGTTTTTTCTGGAATCCAGAAGTGAAGAGTGCtcctaatttatttatttttttcattttataaaatcgCAAAAGCAGTAATAAGAATGTCAAACTATTTCCTAGTGGTGCTAGCTAGAATTGAGAATATGCAGGAACTAAAAAACAGATGAGAAATTGATTTAAAACTATTCACTAGTGTTAATAATTTTATccaaatgttaaaataaattaatacccaatatagttttaatttaaatagtaaaacttttgaaataaacaaacattataatttaaGCCTTGTATCCCAAGagaggatatatatatatatatatatatatatatatatatatataatttattgttctGTTGAAAA from the Vigna angularis cultivar LongXiaoDou No.4 chromosome 3, ASM1680809v1, whole genome shotgun sequence genome contains:
- the LOC108323703 gene encoding protein SOSEKI 5-like; its protein translation is MVEREAGSESSKMWTEPKHQATELRVPVIYYLSRNGQLEHPHLMDVPISSPQGVLCLKDVIDRLSFLRGQGMTAMYSWSTKRSYKNGFVWQDLSENDFIYPSGSHEYVLKGTQMIEASLSFRSCETISTSSSKSSTEANNSSMDADSPATVKGRSQSFNSSDYKFYRAKTCEEFAGKATNASTQTEEKRRERIKWEKVEECKGTDDARVGENEGSLRFSSSSFGALEGSLKGYDSADIRNQRVENERPSGRIKASEVLMQFIRCG